The following nucleotide sequence is from bacterium.
GTTCGGCAACCCGGAGACCACGACCGGCGGCAACGCGCTCAAGTTCTACGCCTCGGTCCGGCTCGACATCCGTCGCATCGGCGCCATCAAGCACGGCGACGAGGTGATCGGCAGCCGCACCAAGGTGAAGGTGGTGAAGAACAAGGTCGCGCCGCCGTTCCGCGAGGTCGAGTTCGACATCCTCTACGGAGTCGGCGTGTCGAAGGAAGGCGAGCTGCTCGACATCGCCGCCGAGCACGGCATCGTCGAGAAGACGGGTGCCTGGTACGCGTTCGGCGGCGATCGCATCGGACAGGGCCGCGAGAACGCGCGCGAGTTCCTGCGCGAGCACAAGGACGTCGCCGCCACCATCGAGGCGCGCGTGCGCGAGAAGTACGGTCTCAAGGCCGACGTGGTCACGGGGAACGGATCGGCTGGGGCGCCGATCGAGGAGTCCAACGGTGCAGAAGGAGGCCGCGCGGCAGAGGGTGCCGCGCGGCGGGGGAGGGGCGGAAAGGACTGAGCACACGTGGAGCTGGATGCGATCCTGCGCGAGGCGGTCACCCGGAACGCGTCGGACATTCACCTGAAGGCGGGCACGGCGCCCATCTTCCGGATCAACGGCACGCTCACGCGCTGGGACGACGGCGGTCACATCGATCGTGACGCCATGGTGGCGCTCACCCAGCAGCTGCTCGACGACTACCACGTCGGTCGGCTGAAGGAGAACCTCCAGGTCGACGTGGGCTACGGCACCCCCGAGCTGGGGCGCTTCCGCGTCAACGTGTTCTATCAGCGCGGTGCGCTCCAGGCGGCGCTGCGTCTGATCCCGGCGCGCGTGCGGCGCGTGAACGAGCTGCACCTGCCGCCGGTCATCGAGCGCATCGCCGAGGAGCACCGCGGGCTCATCCTCGTCACGGGGACGACCGGCAGCGGCAAATCGACCACGCTCGCGGCGATGATCGACCACGTCAATCGTGCCACCGACAAGCACATCATCACCATCGAGGACCCGATCGAGTACCTGCACAGCGACGACCTCTCGATCATCACCCAGCGCGAGATCGGCGCCGACTGCACGAGCTTCGCGGCCGGCCTGCGCGGTGCGCTGCGCCAGGACCCCGACATCATCCTCGTCGGCGAGATGCGCGACCTCGAGACCATCGAGACCGCCATCCTCGCGGCCGAGACCGGTCACCTCGTCATGTCCACGGTGCACACCCTCGACGCGACGGAGACCGTCACCCGCGTCATCTCCGCGTTCCCCGAGCATGCGCGCGGTCAGGCCCGCCTGATCCTCGCCAGCATCATCAAGGGCATCATCAGCCAGCGTCTCGTGCCGCGCGCCGACGGCACCGGCATGGTGCCCGCCGTCGAGGTCCTCGTCTCCACCGGTCTGGTGCGCGAGTGCATCCAGATCCCGGAGCGCACGCGCGAGCTGCGCGACGTCATCGCGCGCGGCTTCACGACCTACGGCATGCAGACGTTCGACCAGTCGCTGATGGGCCTCTGGCGCGAGAACCTCATCACCTTCGAGGAAGCGATGGCGCAGGCGACCAACCCGGACGACTTCGCGCTGAAGGCGCGCGGCATCTCGTCCACCAGCGACTCGCGCTGGGACGACTTCGACCACGACACCAATGCCGTCGAAGAGGAGTCGATCAAGGTCGACCGCTTCTGATCGCGAGGCGCCCCGGCGCACGCCCACGCCGCTCGACGTGGCGGCGGGCGTGCTCCGGCGGGCGCCGCGGTCCGCGGCCGATCTCGCCGAGCGCCTGGTCGCGAAGGGCTACCAGGTGGAGACGGCGGCGAAGACCGTCGCGCGCTCCACCGAGCTCGGCTGGGTGAACGACGCCCAGCTCGCCCTCGACCGGGCGCGCACCCTACGCCGCCGCGGAGCCGGGAGCCTGCGCATCGCGGCCGACCTCGAGGCGCGCGGCGTCGCCACGGCGCTGATCGACGCGGCGGTGGCGGAGTCGCGGGGCGGCGAGTCCGAGGCCGTCTG
It contains:
- a CDS encoding PilT/PilU family type 4a pilus ATPase; translation: MELDAILREAVTRNASDIHLKAGTAPIFRINGTLTRWDDGGHIDRDAMVALTQQLLDDYHVGRLKENLQVDVGYGTPELGRFRVNVFYQRGALQAALRLIPARVRRVNELHLPPVIERIAEEHRGLILVTGTTGSGKSTTLAAMIDHVNRATDKHIITIEDPIEYLHSDDLSIITQREIGADCTSFAAGLRGALRQDPDIILVGEMRDLETIETAILAAETGHLVMSTVHTLDATETVTRVISAFPEHARGQARLILASIIKGIISQRLVPRADGTGMVPAVEVLVSTGLVRECIQIPERTRELRDVIARGFTTYGMQTFDQSLMGLWRENLITFEEAMAQATNPDDFALKARGISSTSDSRWDDFDHDTNAVEEESIKVDRF
- a CDS encoding regulatory protein RecX, encoding MAAGVLRRAPRSAADLAERLVAKGYQVETAAKTVARSTELGWVNDAQLALDRARTLRRRGAGSLRIAADLEARGVATALIDAAVAESRGGESEAVWARRALGHARAADPPRAWRLLLSRGFPEEVVADVVPLPDSGH